The Streptomyces uncialis genomic interval AGACCAGGCCCTGACCTTCCTCACCCTGGAGGGCAGGATGAAGAAGGCCCACCAGCGGAACGGGTCGATGGCGTATGTCGTCGTGGGAGGCGAGTTCGGCACGGAGGTACCGGTAGCGGTGCAGCCGGTAGCCGAGTCGGACGAAGCGTCGGCTGCTCCGCAGAAGGAGTTCCCGGCGGCGGCCGGAGTAGCGGATCTGGCCTACAAGCTGGAACGGGCCCTGGAGCGGATCGAGGAGCTGGAGGAGCGCGTCGAACGCCTCGAAGGCCGCCACGCCACTGAGACGGGCGCGTGAACGACGGCGTCCCCGAAGGCCGCAGGTAGGCTTTCGGGGACGCTTCGCGTGGATCGGTCAGGGCTGGTACTCGTAGCCGATGGTGAACCGGGGAGGCAGGCACCACTCCCCGTACTCGATGATCCCTTCCGCGTCCGACCATCGGTGGGCGCCGGCCAGGATCGGGGAGCCGACCGGCAAGCCGAGCGCGCTGGCCTCTCGGGCGTCGGCGGGGCGGGCGTGCATGTCGTCGCGGGCGTGGGTGATCGTGCGCCCGGTGGCTTCCAGTACCCGGGCGGACAGTCCGTGGTTGCGGCCGGGGGCGGTGTTCAGCAGGTCCGGTACGAGGGCGGCGAACGGGGCCGGGTACCAGGTCACCGCGAACACGGTCCGGGTCTTGCCCCGTCCGGCCAACCACTCGCGCCGCACCACCTGGTCCCCGGCCTCCAGGTCGAAGATCTCCGCCACATACAGCGGCGGGGTGATCAGCTCGGCAGCCGTCACCCGACTCGTCTCACCCTCGGCCAGGAACGATTTCACCCGCTGGACCCTGGCCAGCCGGTCACGTGCCGACAGCGTCCAGCGCGGGTCGTCGGCGACGTAGGTGCCGCGCGGGGTGGTGCGGATGAAGTTCTCCACCTGGAGAGCCTGCAAGGCGCGGGAGACGGTGGCGGCCGCGGCCTGCCACTGCCCGGCGATCTCCCGGTTCGTCGGCAGCTTGGCGCCCGGCTCAAGCTCTCCCGACAGGATGCGCTCCCGGAAGTGATCCGCGATCTTCGTGAACGTCTTGGGACTGGGCATAAGGCTTGCCCCTCCGTTGAGTTGACGTGATGTCAGTGAAAGCACACTAGTGCACTGCGAACCGTAGCGGGAGTGCTTCGGCCACTCGAATACTGAACTAGAGCACCGACCTGTCAAGAGGTCGGCCATGTGACGTTCGAGAGGTGGCGATGTGCAGTGACGGAGCCGACCAGGTACTCGACCCCGCCAGTTGAACTCCCCTTGCGCCTGGAGCTGGAGCCGGTACCCGTTGAGGGCTGTGCGGGGTGCGCGGAGCTGGCCAACGTACGTGACCGGGCCCGCACGGTCGGCGACATGACCACCGTCGGCGACTGCAACGTCTACATGCGACGCCACCCGGAGGGCCACCAGTGAGCCCCCGCACCGTCTACCGGCACGTCACCCACACCATCCGCCACGCACCCGAAGGCGGCATCACCTACGAGGCGTTCTGCACCGCTGCCAACTGCGAAGCCGAATCCGGACCCCACGCCGAGCAGGAAGCCGCACAGGACTGGGCACTCCGCCACACCGGACGCACCGGTCACGACCTCTTCAGACGCGTCGTCACCGACCACGCCAAGGTCACCCGAGCCGAGTAGAACCACCACCGTCATCCGGAACAGGACCCACAACTCGCAGACCAACGCACCAGGCCAGTAGCCCAGCCGGACGCCCGGCCACCGACCACGGCGTACCGCCGAAGCAGGATGCGTCCAAACTTTCTCTACGTCTTCAAGGCGACCCGCTGACGCTGGTCGCGCGCGGCACGGCCGCCCACCCGGCCCGCTCTCGGCTCCGCCACCGCGGGCCGGCCAGCGACCAGGCCGCGCAAAGACAGCACAGCGGACGAACGGAAGCGCGGAGAAAGCCGGACGCGCCAGCACGGCGAGCGCCAGGCCGACGGTGAAGCGACGGCGGGGAGTTGGCCGGGGCGTAGGCCCGGGGGTGGGGCCGGTCGGCTCCGTGGGCTTTACCCACCTCCCCGGGCCGGGGCCCGCGTCGGGCATGGCCAGGGGGCCACTCGTTCAAATTCCGGGCAGGTCCAAAGCCTGCCCGAGTTGCCGGGCCAGCGTACGGCCCCCTGACCATGCCCGACCCCAACCCGGGCAGGACACCGGCCAAAGCCCACTCCACCGCCCTCACGTGCGTAGCCGTCTGACGGCAACGCCGACGGCAACAGAGGCGCACAGCACGGCACTTCCATGCACGCCCACGGACAGGCCAGAATTCGCTGACCAGCGAAAATGCAGGTGACGCCCGCCCGGCGAGCACACGTACTATGTGCTGGCGGGCACGACGCCGGTACTCGTTCACAACAGCAACTGCGATCTTCCAGAGGGATACACCTCTTCCCCTGCGCTCAAGGGTGATCCGTACCATCCGGACTCGGTGGCTGCACGGAGTAAGCAGAACCGAGAGCTGTACGCGGGAACCGTAGGGGATCGGGCCGGGGCTCTGGGATACAGAACGAGAATTCCCGCGCAAAAGGCCCCGTTCAATTCACACGGCCAGGTGGTCTTCTCCAATGGGAAGAACTACATCACGCCTGATGTTGACGGGCATAACGTGTCG includes:
- a CDS encoding GntR family transcriptional regulator; protein product: MPSPKTFTKIADHFRERILSGELEPGAKLPTNREIAGQWQAAAATVSRALQALQVENFIRTTPRGTYVADDPRWTLSARDRLARVQRVKSFLAEGETSRVTAAELITPPLYVAEIFDLEAGDQVVRREWLAGRGKTRTVFAVTWYPAPFAALVPDLLNTAPGRNHGLSARVLEATGRTITHARDDMHARPADAREASALGLPVGSPILAGAHRWSDAEGIIEYGEWCLPPRFTIGYEYQP
- a CDS encoding DUF7848 domain-containing protein produces the protein MSPRTVYRHVTHTIRHAPEGGITYEAFCTAANCEAESGPHAEQEAAQDWALRHTGRTGHDLFRRVVTDHAKVTRAE